In Acanthochromis polyacanthus isolate Apoly-LR-REF ecotype Palm Island chromosome 15, KAUST_Apoly_ChrSc, whole genome shotgun sequence, a single genomic region encodes these proteins:
- the kcnk12 gene encoding LOW QUALITY PROTEIN: potassium channel subfamily K member 12 (The sequence of the model RefSeq protein was modified relative to this genomic sequence to represent the inferred CDS: inserted 1 base in 1 codon; deleted 1 base in 1 codon), protein MMPGQRLQGCRSLHFNEDNGRFVLLAILILLYLLCGAAVFSAIERPSELRAHGRWNGTLHNFSETFNISLQDLNSFLREYEAAIAAGIRADALRPRWDFTGAFYFVGTVVSTIGFGMTTPVTIAGKVFLIFYGLLGCAATILFFNLFLERIITLLAVVMKAVRERRIRNSGLLPPGIRHDFSAYSLPGWKPSVYHVMLILGLSAITISCCASAMYSPVEGWAYLDSLYFCFVTFSTIGFGDFVSSQSAAYEYQSLYRVANCCFMLMGVCCIYSLFNVISIVIKQVLNWMLEKMSCLFCQRCNKANAFLSRRNAIRPGSKSRQSRFDKPDSDGPCDSDTEGRRLSGEMISMKDLAASNKVSLAIMQKQLSESANGYPRTVCGSSRHNGFSGGXGALGIMNNRLAETSNSR, encoded by the exons ATGATGCCTGGCCAGCGACTGCAAGGCTGCCGCTCCCTGCACTTCAACGAGGACAACGGCCGCTTCGTGCTGCTCGCCATCCTCATCCTCCTGTACCTGCTGTGCGGCGCTGCGGTCTTCTCGGCCATAGAGAGGCCCTCAGAGCTGCGGGCTCACGGCCGCTGGAACGGGACGCTCCACAACTTCAGTGAGACCTTCAACATCAGCCTGCAGGACCTCAACTCGTTCCTGCGGGAGTACGAGGCTGCCATCGCCGCCGGCATCCGCGCTGACGCTCTGAGGCCAAGATGGGATTTTACAGgagctttttattttgttggaaCTGTGGTGTCGACTATAG GTTTTGGGATGACAACACCTGTGACGATTGCAGGCAAGGTGTTCCTGATCTTTTACGGGCTTCTGGGCTGCGCTGCCACCATCCTCTTCTTTAACCTCTTCCTGGAGCGTATCATCACACTCCTGGCCGTGGTGATGAAGGCCGTGAGGGAGCGACGGATCAGGAACAGCGGTCTGCTCCCACCAGGAATCCGCCACGATTTCTCAGCCTACTCCCTGCCAGGATGGAAACCCTCGGTGTACCACGTGATGCTGATCCTCGGCCTGTCAGCCATCACCATCTCGTGCTGTGCGTCGGCCATGTACTCCCCCGTCGAGGGCTGGGCTTACCTAGACTCACTTTACTTCTGCTTCGTCACGTTCAGCACCATCGGCTTTGGGGACTTTGTGAGCAGCCAGAGCGCGGCGTACGAATACCAAAGCCTCTACAGGGTGGCCAACTGCTGCTTCATGCTAATGGGCGTGTGCTGCATCTACTCGCTG TTCAACGTTATTTCTATCGTCATCAAGCAGGTGCTCAACTGGATGCTGGAGAAAATGAGCTGCTTGTTTTGCCAGCGCTGCAATAAGGCCAATGCCTTCCTGAGCAGACGCAACGCCATCCGCCCGGGTTCCAAGAGCCGCCAGAGTCGGTTCGACAAGCCCGACTCAGATGGACCCTGTGATAGCGACACTGAGGGACGCAGACTATCAGGGGAGATGATCTCTATGAAAGACCTTGCAGCCTCTAACAAGGTGTCTCTGGCCATCatgcagaagcagctgtctgagtctGCCAACGGATATCCCAGAACAGTCTGTGGCAGCTCTCGCCATAATGGTTTCTCTGGGG TTGGAGCTCTGGGGATCATGAACAACAGGCTAGCAGAGACAAGTAACTCCAGGTAG